The sequence GCGAAATAAGTGCAAAAGATGCACAAATGAAAACCTTGCAGCAAGAACTTGATGAGAGTTTGGAGTTGCAAAACTCGATTGTTGTTTTAGGAATGAAAGTAAATAAGAGTGCCTATTCGGTTACCATGTATTTGCTTATTGCCGGAGTTTTAGTACTTGCCGGTTTTGTTTTTCTGTTGTACAAACGAAGTCTTTCAGTAATGTTCCGCACCAAAAAAGATTACGATGAGCTAAAAGAAGAGTACGAAGTGCATAAAAAGAATGCTCTTGATCGGTATACCAAAATAAATATGGAACTGCATCAAACGCGTTTGGAATTGAAAAAAGGCTCGATAAAATAGTAAAAGAGAAATTAGATTTTACAATAAAAAAGTCCTGCACGGTTTGTGGTGCAGGACTTCTTTTTGCTAACGGTTGGTGCAAGTGTAGTGCGGAGCTTTGAAACGGCAACTTGTCAAACCCGCACGGAGCCAAGCCGGCTTTTTGTTAAACCTCATTTTTTAAACCGACATCCGTCAAAGACGGATTGGCGGCAGTTGAACAGGGCGTAAAAGTTGGAATACCACGCCCGCCCGAATTACATTTGCGATTAGCCTTGGTTTTTTTTCTTTTTTAGTCAATATAAGTTTCCTTCAAAACTGATTTTAATTCTTGGATTTCAGAATCTTGAATTTCTCCAAAAATCTTGATTATTCTTTGTCTGTCAATTGTTCTGATTTGGTCTAAAACAATCCAGCCGATTTTATTGTCATGTTTAATTTTTACCCTTGTTGGATATTTTTTTGAACTTGTTGTCATTGGGGCAATTACAACAGTACGCAAATATTTATTCATTTCGTCAGGAGAAATTACAACGCAAGGTCTGGTTTTTTTTATTTCACTTCCAATGGTAGGGTCGAGATTAACCAAAATGATTTGATATTGTTTTATTTCCATTCTTCAAGGTTTTCATCGTCAAATACATCGTTAAATAATAAATTGTCATCTCCATTTTTAGCCATTTTTTCAAAAGCCTTTTCCCATCCTTTTCTTGGTTTTGCAATTGGTTTTAAAATAATCTGTCCTTTATCCATTATTAAATCAACGGTGTCTTTAATATTGTATCTGTCAAGTAGGGTTTTGCTTAACCTAATCCCCTTTGAATTTCCGATTTTTATAACTGAAACTTCCATAATTAGTTTTTTAAAATGTAATTACAAAGTTATAACATATTTGCAAAATTTCAAAATTAAGGCTAACTATTATATTGCATCATTGTTGTTATTTCTCCTATAGCTCTCGCTGCCGGGCACGTCTTCGCGAGTGGTTTAAATGGGGGAGTGTGTAGCCCGGCTCCCACGTAAAATTTCCTTATTTGAGGCCAAAGGATCAATGCTTTTATTTTGAGCATTAAATGTAAATATAATTTCAAAAAAAGGATACGCCACAAATGGCAAAAGTTTACGGTAAAATATCAACCGGAGGGGTTTAAAGGTTTGTTTATTGGGCACTTCTCTGGTGGTGGAGGCATAAACAAACCTTTAAGCCTAAAAAACCCGTTGCGCGGAGGTTTAAACAAACATTTAAACGCCCAATCGTCCACGGCTGGGACATAAACGTACGTTTAAATGCAATTTTTCCACGGCTGGGACATAAACATTCGTTTAAAGCTCAAAAACCCGCCGGCCTTGGTTTAAAACATACTCCCACGGCTCAAACAATTGCCAGTTTCGGTTTAGGAGTTGTCCCAAAGCTCCAACGACCGCTAGTTTTGGTTTGGGAGTATTCCCAAAGCTCCAACGACCACTAGTTTTGGTTTGGGAGTATTCCCATGGCTCCAACGACTGCTAGTCTTGTTTTGGGAGTATTCCCAAAGTCAAAAAAACGTTTGGACGGGTTTGGGCAAGCTCCCAAAAGTCGGAAAATTGTTTACCGGAAAAACAAAACCCCGGTCCGAAAAAACGAACCGGGATTTATTAGTTATAGTAAAATGGATTAGAAAATGGTCTATTCTTCTTCCTGCTCGGCTTCGTAAGCTTTCAGCAGTTCGTCCTGTACATCGGCAGGCACTTTTTCGTATCCGTCGAAACCCATGCTAAATACACCTCTACCACCGGTTATCGAACTCAGCGAAGTGGTGTATTTGTACATTTCTTTCTGTGGTACTTTGGCAGTAATCTTTTCCAGTCCTTTTTCCGAGCCCATACCCATAATCATGGCGCGGCGTCCCTGCAGGTCACTCATGGCATCACCCATGCGGTCAGAAGGTACCCAAACATCCAGATCAAAGATTGGCTCAAGAATTTTAGCTCCGGCATTTTTAAAGGCCATGCTAAAGGCATTACGTCCGGCAAGTTTAAACGAAATTTCGTTCGAGTCAACCGGGTGCATTTTTCCGTCGTATACATAAACAATAATATCGCGGGCATACGAACCGGTAAGCGGGCCTTCTTCCATTTTTTCCATAATCCCTTTCAGGATAGCCGGCATAAAACGTGCGTCAATCGATCCACCAACAATACAGTTGCAGAAAATTAATTTTCCACCCCAGGCCAGTTTGTGTTCTTCAACGTTACGCACCGATAGTTTCTGCTCTTTATCGCCAAATTTGAACATAGTTTTTGGTTCTGCTCCTTCTTCGTATGGCTCAATAATCATATGCACCTCGCCAAACTGACCCGAGCCACCCGATTGTTTTTTGTGGCGGTAATCGGCTTGTGCCGGTTTGGTAATTGTTTCGCGGTACGGAATTTTAGGCTTCTGGTATTCCAC comes from uncultured Draconibacterium sp. and encodes:
- a CDS encoding type II toxin-antitoxin system PemK/MazF family toxin yields the protein MEIKQYQIILVNLDPTIGSEIKKTRPCVVISPDEMNKYLRTVVIAPMTTSSKKYPTRVKIKHDNKIGWIVLDQIRTIDRQRIIKIFGEIQDSEIQELKSVLKETYID
- a CDS encoding AbrB/MazE/SpoVT family DNA-binding domain-containing protein, which encodes MEVSVIKIGNSKGIRLSKTLLDRYNIKDTVDLIMDKGQIILKPIAKPRKGWEKAFEKMAKNGDDNLLFNDVFDDENLEEWK